One Epinephelus moara isolate mb chromosome 20, YSFRI_EMoa_1.0, whole genome shotgun sequence genomic window carries:
- the elapor2a gene encoding endosome/lysosome-associated apoptosis and autophagy regulator family member 2 isoform X1: protein MRSSAWFVANCALILCTLRLIDGAKGQRQCSETDYYYEYTECDSTGSRWRVAIPQSPGACTGLPEPVRGTECTFSCKSGEFLEMSAQECTQCAAGSYSLGSGIRFDQWDSMPAGFSSLATSLENSPRGDDRLTCNSSSWVPQGNYLESNRDECTVSLIYAVHLKKQGSVSFEYQYPDNNLLFEFFIQNDQCQEMDQSADTKWLKLTNHGEWATHTVNLKSGTNILYWRTGGVLMGAKGVKPVLLKNVQIEGVAYTSECFPCKPGTFSRTPGSSTCEPCPRDTFAGHGASSCTPCNTTTQYAAEGSAVCKDRPLCSKKDYFQIHTACDHEGKTRVIYKWIEPKICLEGVTGAESLPPSGEREPCPPCNPGFYNNDMATCSPCPPGTYSDGMKPCTQCPAGTEPTLGYEYKWWNILPTNMKTSCFNVGNSKCDNMNGWEVAGDHIQSGAGSSDNDYLILNIHVPGFKLPTSMSSHSGTEFGRITFEFETVCVADCELYFMMDVNRKSTTVVESWERTKTRQTYTHVMTKNASVSYTWAFQRTNQPSDVRRYVNDVARIYSISVSNAVDGVSSGCRACALSTQPSSSTCVPCPPGYYIDTLTSQCTECPRNTYLVPHATPGPDACKPCGPSSKSDKNHSICYSDCHFTHTEGNVTLTYDFSLLGYVGSLMNGPSFTSKGTKYFHHFNISLCGGKGQLAVCTDNVTDLSITDSQREKGEGANAVKTFICQSTIIPATGRGFHTALASQSINLADTLLGVTVDSTLDGIRARPELYPQTSKKVPDVNFYYRSLEATSSCESGRSAVVTLRCNPEKSTKGELSVPSQCPAGTCDGCTFHFLWESSGACPTCTERDYHQIEGVCKGEHQDLLYVWTEPKLCIGGVTLPEKKTLPCEGMEFWVRLGAGLGAFTAVLLVSLTCYFWKKNKRLEYKYSRLVMSANKECEMPGADSCAVMEGENEGDMEDEIVYTKPSLLGKLKAIASKGNGEHYEHVQLNSSHSKALVWS from the exons ATGCGGTCCTCGGCTTGGTTCGTCGCCAATTGCGCTCTCATCCTCTGCACGCTCCGGCTGATTGACGGGGCCAAAGGACAGCGGCAGTGTAGCGAG ACGGACTACTACTATGAGTACACAGAGTGTGACAGCACGGGATCTCGGTGGAGAGTGGCCATCCCTCAGAGCCCCGGGGCCTGCACTGGACTGCCGGAGCCAGTACGCGGCACAGAGTGTA CCTTCTCGTGCAAGTCTGGGGAGTTCCTTGAGATGTCGGCTCAGGAGTGTACCCAGTGTGCAGCAGGAAGCTACTCCCTTGGCAGCGGTATCCGCTTCGACCAATGGGATTCCATGCCTGCTGGATTCAGCAGCCTGGCAACGTCGCTGGAAAACAGTCCGCGGGGAGACGACAGGCTCACCTGCAACAG TTCGTCCTGGGTACCGCAAGGAAACTATCTGGAGTCCAACAGGGATGAGTGCACAGTCTCTCTCATCTATGCTGTCCATCTGAAGAAGCAGGGCTCTGTCAGCTTTGAGTACCAGTATCCAGACAACAACCTGCTGTTTGAGTTCTTT atccAGAATGACCAGTGTCAGGAGATGGATCAGTCCGCTGATACGAAGTGGCTCAAGCTCACCAATCATGGTGAATGGGCAACCCATACG GTGAACCTGAAATCTGGCACCAACATCCTGTACTGGAGGACAGGTGGAGTCCTCATGGGCGCCAAAGGGGTGAAGCCTGTTttgctgaaaaatgttcaaatagAAG GAGTTGCCTACACATCAGAGTGTTTCCCATGTAAGCCGGGGACATTCAGCCGAACCCCTGGCTCCTCTACATGTGAACCATGTCCTCGCGACACCTTCGCTGGTCACGGCGCCAGCTCCTGCACCCCTTGCAACACAACCACTCAGTATGCAG CTGAGGGATCCGCCGTGTGTAAGGACAGACCTCTGTGCTCCAAAAAGGACTATTTCCAAATCCACACAGCGTGTGACCACGAAGGCAAG ACGCGGGTCATATATAAGTGGATTGAACCGAAGATCTGCTTGGAGGGTGTGACTGGAGCTGAGTCGTTGCCTCCGAGTGGAGAGAGGGAGCCCTGCCCCCCCTGTAACCCCGGTTTCTATAACAATGACATGGCCACCTGCTCGCCATGCCCACCTGGGACCTATTCTGATGGGATGAAAC CATGTACGCAGTGTCCAGCTGGCACTGAGCCTACCCTGGGTTATGAGTATAAATGGTGGAATATTCTTCCTACAAACATGAAGACGTCCTGTTTCAATGTGGGCAACTCCAAGTGTGACAATATGAACG GCTGGGAGGTGGCAGGAGATCACATCCAGAGTGGAGCAGGAAGCTCGGATAATGATTACCTCATCCTCAACATCCACGTCCCTGGCTTCAA GCTCCCCACGTCTATGTCAAGCCATTCTGGGACGGAGTTTGGTCGCATCACGTTTGAATTTGAAACAGTGTGCGTGGCTGACTGCGAGCTTTACTTTATGATG gatgtaaacaggaagagCACTACGGTGGTGGAATCATGGGAGAGGACGAAAACGAGACAGACCTACACACACGTCATGACAAAAAACGCCTCGGTTTCCTACACATGGGCTTTCCAGAGGACTAACCAACCTTCAGAT gtACGCCGGTATGTCAACGACGTGGCGCGAATCTACTCCATCTCAGTGAGTAACGCTGTGGATGGCGTGTCCTCTGGGTGCCGGGCTTGTGCCCTCAGCACCCAACCTTCCAGCTCTACATGTGTGCCTTGCCCACCTGGATACTACATAGACACGCTCACCAGCCAGTGCACAGAGTGTCCACGTAACACGTACCTCGTCCCTCACGCCACGCCGGGCCCAGACGCCTGCAAACCCTGTGGACCTTCCAGCAAGAGCGACAAG aaCCACAGCATATGTTACAGTGACTGTCACTTCACCCACACAGAAGGCAACGTCACTCTGACTTATGACTTCAGCCTCCTTGGGTATGTAGGATCGCTGATGAATGGCCCGAGCTTCACCTCCAAAGGAACCAAGTACTTCCACCACTTCAACATCAGCCTGTGTGGAGGAAAG GGTCAGTTGGCGGTATGCACAGACAACGTAACAGACCTATCCATCACCGACTCCCAGAGGGAGAAGGGCGAAGGTGCCAACGCTGTCAAGACCTTCATCTGTCAGTCAACTATAATCCCAGCTACCGGACGAGGCTTCCACACGGCGCTTGCCTCGCAGTCCATTAACCTGGCTGACACATTACTGG GAGTAACAGTCGACAGTACACTTGATGGAATAAGGGCGAGACCAGAGCTGTACCCTCAGACCTCCAAGAAAGTCCCTGATGTCAACTTCTACTACAG GTCCTTGGAGGCGACATCATCTTGTGAGTCAGGTCGAAGCGCGGTGGTGACACTTCGCTGTAACCCAGAGAAAAGCACTAAAGGCGAGCTCTCAGTTCCCAG TCAGTGCCCTGCGGGAACATGCGACGGCTGCACCTTTCATTTCTTGTGGGAGAGCTCGGGAGCTTGTCCTACATGCACAGAGAGAGACTACCATCAGATAGAGGGAGTTTGCAAGGGAGAGCACCAG GACCTGCTGTACGTGTGGACTGAACCCAAGCTGTGTATTGGAGGTGTGACCTTGCCTGAAAAGAAAACGTTACCATGTGAGGGGATGGAGTTCTGGGTGCGGCTCGGCGCAGGGCTGGGGGCTTTCACCGCGGTGCTGCTCGTCTCCCTCACCTGCTACTTCTGGAAGAAGAACAAAAG GTTGGAGTACAAGTACTCGCGGTTGGTGATGTCTGCCAATAAGGAGTGTGAGATGCCAGGAGCTGACAGCTGTGCtgtgatggagggagagaacGAAGGAGACATGGAGGATGAAATCGTGTACACAAAACCCTCTCTGCTTGGCAAACTCAAAGCCATCGCATCCAAG GGAAACGGGGAGCACTACGAGCACGTGCAGCTAAACTCGTCCCATTCGAAAGCGTTGGTATGGAGCTAG
- the elapor2a gene encoding endosome/lysosome-associated apoptosis and autophagy regulator family member 2 isoform X2, which produces MEMTDYYYEYTECDSTGSRWRVAIPQSPGACTGLPEPVRGTECTFSCKSGEFLEMSAQECTQCAAGSYSLGSGIRFDQWDSMPAGFSSLATSLENSPRGDDRLTCNSSSWVPQGNYLESNRDECTVSLIYAVHLKKQGSVSFEYQYPDNNLLFEFFIQNDQCQEMDQSADTKWLKLTNHGEWATHTVNLKSGTNILYWRTGGVLMGAKGVKPVLLKNVQIEGVAYTSECFPCKPGTFSRTPGSSTCEPCPRDTFAGHGASSCTPCNTTTQYAAEGSAVCKDRPLCSKKDYFQIHTACDHEGKTRVIYKWIEPKICLEGVTGAESLPPSGEREPCPPCNPGFYNNDMATCSPCPPGTYSDGMKPCTQCPAGTEPTLGYEYKWWNILPTNMKTSCFNVGNSKCDNMNGWEVAGDHIQSGAGSSDNDYLILNIHVPGFKLPTSMSSHSGTEFGRITFEFETVCVADCELYFMMDVNRKSTTVVESWERTKTRQTYTHVMTKNASVSYTWAFQRTNQPSDVRRYVNDVARIYSISVSNAVDGVSSGCRACALSTQPSSSTCVPCPPGYYIDTLTSQCTECPRNTYLVPHATPGPDACKPCGPSSKSDKNHSICYSDCHFTHTEGNVTLTYDFSLLGYVGSLMNGPSFTSKGTKYFHHFNISLCGGKGQLAVCTDNVTDLSITDSQREKGEGANAVKTFICQSTIIPATGRGFHTALASQSINLADTLLGVTVDSTLDGIRARPELYPQTSKKVPDVNFYYRSLEATSSCESGRSAVVTLRCNPEKSTKGELSVPSQCPAGTCDGCTFHFLWESSGACPTCTERDYHQIEGVCKGEHQDLLYVWTEPKLCIGGVTLPEKKTLPCEGMEFWVRLGAGLGAFTAVLLVSLTCYFWKKNKRLEYKYSRLVMSANKECEMPGADSCAVMEGENEGDMEDEIVYTKPSLLGKLKAIASKGNGEHYEHVQLNSSHSKALVWS; this is translated from the exons ATGGAGATG ACGGACTACTACTATGAGTACACAGAGTGTGACAGCACGGGATCTCGGTGGAGAGTGGCCATCCCTCAGAGCCCCGGGGCCTGCACTGGACTGCCGGAGCCAGTACGCGGCACAGAGTGTA CCTTCTCGTGCAAGTCTGGGGAGTTCCTTGAGATGTCGGCTCAGGAGTGTACCCAGTGTGCAGCAGGAAGCTACTCCCTTGGCAGCGGTATCCGCTTCGACCAATGGGATTCCATGCCTGCTGGATTCAGCAGCCTGGCAACGTCGCTGGAAAACAGTCCGCGGGGAGACGACAGGCTCACCTGCAACAG TTCGTCCTGGGTACCGCAAGGAAACTATCTGGAGTCCAACAGGGATGAGTGCACAGTCTCTCTCATCTATGCTGTCCATCTGAAGAAGCAGGGCTCTGTCAGCTTTGAGTACCAGTATCCAGACAACAACCTGCTGTTTGAGTTCTTT atccAGAATGACCAGTGTCAGGAGATGGATCAGTCCGCTGATACGAAGTGGCTCAAGCTCACCAATCATGGTGAATGGGCAACCCATACG GTGAACCTGAAATCTGGCACCAACATCCTGTACTGGAGGACAGGTGGAGTCCTCATGGGCGCCAAAGGGGTGAAGCCTGTTttgctgaaaaatgttcaaatagAAG GAGTTGCCTACACATCAGAGTGTTTCCCATGTAAGCCGGGGACATTCAGCCGAACCCCTGGCTCCTCTACATGTGAACCATGTCCTCGCGACACCTTCGCTGGTCACGGCGCCAGCTCCTGCACCCCTTGCAACACAACCACTCAGTATGCAG CTGAGGGATCCGCCGTGTGTAAGGACAGACCTCTGTGCTCCAAAAAGGACTATTTCCAAATCCACACAGCGTGTGACCACGAAGGCAAG ACGCGGGTCATATATAAGTGGATTGAACCGAAGATCTGCTTGGAGGGTGTGACTGGAGCTGAGTCGTTGCCTCCGAGTGGAGAGAGGGAGCCCTGCCCCCCCTGTAACCCCGGTTTCTATAACAATGACATGGCCACCTGCTCGCCATGCCCACCTGGGACCTATTCTGATGGGATGAAAC CATGTACGCAGTGTCCAGCTGGCACTGAGCCTACCCTGGGTTATGAGTATAAATGGTGGAATATTCTTCCTACAAACATGAAGACGTCCTGTTTCAATGTGGGCAACTCCAAGTGTGACAATATGAACG GCTGGGAGGTGGCAGGAGATCACATCCAGAGTGGAGCAGGAAGCTCGGATAATGATTACCTCATCCTCAACATCCACGTCCCTGGCTTCAA GCTCCCCACGTCTATGTCAAGCCATTCTGGGACGGAGTTTGGTCGCATCACGTTTGAATTTGAAACAGTGTGCGTGGCTGACTGCGAGCTTTACTTTATGATG gatgtaaacaggaagagCACTACGGTGGTGGAATCATGGGAGAGGACGAAAACGAGACAGACCTACACACACGTCATGACAAAAAACGCCTCGGTTTCCTACACATGGGCTTTCCAGAGGACTAACCAACCTTCAGAT gtACGCCGGTATGTCAACGACGTGGCGCGAATCTACTCCATCTCAGTGAGTAACGCTGTGGATGGCGTGTCCTCTGGGTGCCGGGCTTGTGCCCTCAGCACCCAACCTTCCAGCTCTACATGTGTGCCTTGCCCACCTGGATACTACATAGACACGCTCACCAGCCAGTGCACAGAGTGTCCACGTAACACGTACCTCGTCCCTCACGCCACGCCGGGCCCAGACGCCTGCAAACCCTGTGGACCTTCCAGCAAGAGCGACAAG aaCCACAGCATATGTTACAGTGACTGTCACTTCACCCACACAGAAGGCAACGTCACTCTGACTTATGACTTCAGCCTCCTTGGGTATGTAGGATCGCTGATGAATGGCCCGAGCTTCACCTCCAAAGGAACCAAGTACTTCCACCACTTCAACATCAGCCTGTGTGGAGGAAAG GGTCAGTTGGCGGTATGCACAGACAACGTAACAGACCTATCCATCACCGACTCCCAGAGGGAGAAGGGCGAAGGTGCCAACGCTGTCAAGACCTTCATCTGTCAGTCAACTATAATCCCAGCTACCGGACGAGGCTTCCACACGGCGCTTGCCTCGCAGTCCATTAACCTGGCTGACACATTACTGG GAGTAACAGTCGACAGTACACTTGATGGAATAAGGGCGAGACCAGAGCTGTACCCTCAGACCTCCAAGAAAGTCCCTGATGTCAACTTCTACTACAG GTCCTTGGAGGCGACATCATCTTGTGAGTCAGGTCGAAGCGCGGTGGTGACACTTCGCTGTAACCCAGAGAAAAGCACTAAAGGCGAGCTCTCAGTTCCCAG TCAGTGCCCTGCGGGAACATGCGACGGCTGCACCTTTCATTTCTTGTGGGAGAGCTCGGGAGCTTGTCCTACATGCACAGAGAGAGACTACCATCAGATAGAGGGAGTTTGCAAGGGAGAGCACCAG GACCTGCTGTACGTGTGGACTGAACCCAAGCTGTGTATTGGAGGTGTGACCTTGCCTGAAAAGAAAACGTTACCATGTGAGGGGATGGAGTTCTGGGTGCGGCTCGGCGCAGGGCTGGGGGCTTTCACCGCGGTGCTGCTCGTCTCCCTCACCTGCTACTTCTGGAAGAAGAACAAAAG GTTGGAGTACAAGTACTCGCGGTTGGTGATGTCTGCCAATAAGGAGTGTGAGATGCCAGGAGCTGACAGCTGTGCtgtgatggagggagagaacGAAGGAGACATGGAGGATGAAATCGTGTACACAAAACCCTCTCTGCTTGGCAAACTCAAAGCCATCGCATCCAAG GGAAACGGGGAGCACTACGAGCACGTGCAGCTAAACTCGTCCCATTCGAAAGCGTTGGTATGGAGCTAG